The genomic window ATACAACATGTTTCTTATTCTAAGATCATCATGAAGTGGAAACCAGATTGATAAACATTTCTTATTGCACAAATTAAGAGAAGCAAGTGTTCTAATAGCTTAAATACTCCACCACCTAAGGTTCAGGTATCTGTTATTTCATCCATCATATAGTCTCGCAGAGGAGAATGCGATTTGTGATTTTTGGGAAGCGTAATCCACCACTTTCTAAACGTTGAACCCTCCAGAAATATTTCCTTATCATCTACCTCCCCGTCTGTGATCCATTCTCCAAGCATCCCTTCTAATGTCTTAACTCTTACCTCAACTTCCTCGTATGGCTTTCCTTTGAGTTCTTCAACCTCAGCCCAAAAGCATGATCCGCACTCGGATCCCGAATTCTTTAGAGTCTCTTGAATTTCTTCTAGCTGTAACCCTAAGTTAAGACCATTTACCTTGTTCCAAAATACATCTTCTGCAATCATTCCGTTTGGCTTCAGTATATAATGTTCGTAGCCTCTCTGAGCATATATGTAGCGGGTTGGTCTTCCTCTTTTCATGTACGGCCCTGTGTCTTCGTTCTTTAAATGTCGATGGTAGTTTGCAATATCAAGAGGCTCAACTAATCTGCGGTATCGAGTTGCTAACTTGATCCAATCTATGTCCCCTTCGAACTCATCTGGAAGTTGACATTTCTTCATTAAACCAAGCACCTCGTCAAAAACACCGGCTAACTCAGCTCTCTTGACGTTTGCTTTGAAGTCATTCTCTTCATTTGAAACTTTGAAGGAATCATAATACCCATTTTTATGGGCTTGACACTTTGGCTTGTATTCATCTTCTATCCATGCTAGTTTCTTTAAAAACCTCTCTTGCTCGATCACCTAAAAACCACAGAACCAACAAGTTTTATGTTGTTAGACACAAACAGACGAAGCACGTACCTGCATTATTCATGAACAAGCTTATCAACCACAAACCTGAataatcttcttctgattctctactcgtttcttctcttcctctaaTGCAGCTTGAACGTACTGTCTGCCTCTTGTGCTCtgcagaaaaaggaaacactCTGAAGGGTTTAAATGATTGCAAGAATGGAGCTATGGAGCTGCACAGtatgaaaagagagagagagagagacttacCACTCCAAGGTCATTGAGCGTAGACTCTATTGAGTtttctccatccaaatgattAAACAACTTCTTTCCCATCGACTGTACCAGTTCCTCATAGCTATGATGATCTCTGATACTTCGAAATGGAATTAGAGACCATTCTTGTTCATCGCTGGCTTGAGAAGTGTAAAACAGCATTTGAAGAATGGCGTCCGAGTTGTTCACTGCAACCAATCTCTTCTCtgtagagaaaacaaaagtaccGGCGGGTCTATAAGGACTTAGCTCAAGGAAACTAGAAAGGGTCTCTAAAAACGCCTCTGCGCTTCCAGTCAATTCACAAACAGCTTGGTTTGCAACAGTTGATGTGTCTCGCATCACCCTTGTGTAAAACTCTGTTATTCTCTGTTCACTCTCTTGGACGGAAGACTTTCTGGGATCCAATTGGGCAAGAACATGAGGCAAAGTTTCCTCTACAGACGCCTTTCGAGCAAGCATAATCCGAGGGACAATATCGAATCTTGAGACAAAGTTCACAAAGAACCGGCTCCATTTTTCTCTCCCAAGTGCGTGACTGAAGATAGAGTCACCAACCAAAGGAGCTCCAAATGTCACACAACGAGGCTCAAGGTAAACATTTGGATTGCGTATGAAGTATTTCTCCAAATACCAAACTGTTGCTAAGATTGCAGTTGCACCTCCTGAGGAATGTCCTGTGAACACTATCTGTTTTCTACTCCTCACAGCCATTTCCACCTGAAGAAGTAAAAGCATAAgagaccaaaaaagaaaaaaaaagaaaaatatattcggatgttttcaatcttcttaCAGAAGCTTGAAATGAGGTTCTTGGATCAATGATAGCTTCAAGATTCTTGAGGAAAGCTTCGTTAACAGTAGCTACATCACCTTTACCGATTTTCCTCATACAAGGAAACTGAACACGGTTCAACTTGATTTCTCCAAAGGAAGATTTATTGTCCGGATCGAAGAAATCTTTCTCTGAGAAAGATGGTTGGAAAGCGAAGATTACGACTGCTCCTGCTTCTTCCTTGTGATAGCGCTCGGTTAGGTAAGCTTGCTTCGAGGCTGACCATGATCTGGTGATTAGATCACCATTGATTCCGGTAAGAGCTTCAAACGCCATTGATCTATATCTattctcttttctttagtggactttcttctctcttttttcttttgaatcgTCTTGCTTCTTTAATCCGCTCCTACTCTGTTAATTTATGGGAAGATGTAGACAGGACTAATTAGTTACCCAAAATACCCCATCATGAGACCATTTCAATGCAAaaatgggtttttttttttggagttgACTCTTTGGCTATTGGAGACtcatgaagaaagaaaagctaGGAATCTTAGCTTTCCACGTGTCGGTTTTACATTGGTGTATGGCTTTGTACATCCGACATGACTGGAGTTTCGCAGAAACTTTCATAAACATTCACATTTGGTCGGAAAGTTTTCTCTGTGTAATCTTTGCTTGGAAATTTTGTAGCTTGACTTTGGAGTCTTCGTCTCTTTAATATAGACTCCATCTTTTGGTTTGAGATGTCACTCTCGGTTGGGATTTCGCAGTAACTCAATGATATTCACTTTTTTGTCggaaaacaattttgttgtttaatgaATGAGGAGATTTGTTCGCTTGGAGTTAAGTTTTTGTAGCTTGACTTGGGTTTTCAGATTTGGTCTCGTATAGAAGAAATCTACTACTTTAACTCTGTTTTGCTTATAAATCTTATCCGGAAAGTAAACCGGATAATCTACAAGATATGGAACCGGTTCGATTTCTCTCAGCTGAATATTAACCGAATTAACTAACTACACCTTCTTGCCTGGTCCGTTTTTGCGTTCGGCAAGACGCGTCACATTCGacttttacttgtttgattaTGAAGTTACATGAACCGGACTAGAAaaatttagtttgtttttttggctaAACCAAATTGCATAACCATATTTTGCTTTCAGATAGAATGAAAAAGCCTAGGAGactaaattaacaaaagaaacaaaaaaaagtctagGAGACTAGAATTTTCTTGGTCTTAATAAAACCCAACTTGGGGAAATTTCTACGAAAAGCCATGTAAAGTGTTCCAACCAACGCTTAAAATAACTAACTTATCTCGCTGGATTCGATTCATGTAGACAGCTTTATTTTAATTAGACAAAAGATTAGCTTGTCTTCGTGTAATGAACGGTACTAAACTACTAATCCATTCCTAAATCATTATTTAAGTAAtcttaacaaaagaaattcatATGTTAACTTCCAAAATAACACACCACCATTTTACATATCTCtcatgtaaagaaaaaaaaaatgtatctcttctcctctctaaTGAATCCAAGTCTACAATTTACATTTCTATCTTATAAAAACCCATCTTTGTCACTCTTGATCAGTCTTGGTTCTATCAGCAAAAGAAGCCGTAATGTCTCAAAAATTGTAAGCCGAAAGAATCAGGACATGCATGTGTGTGAATCTTTGAGCTTTTAAAGAACATATCGTACGTGGAATCTGATAAACTCAGATCTTTGCGCGTTTTAGCTGCGAGTAGATATCATTAGCTTCAAGCTCTCTCTTGTGCATAATATTCTTAAAAGCTCTTTCCTCAGCTTTCATTAAAGAATCTCTTAATCTCTTCACATCAGCTAATTTCACAGGCTTCAATAAGAAATCTTCAGCTCCTTCTTCAAGACATCTGAATAAATATAAGGAACCAAATGTTAGTGATCTAATTCCATAAAGTTTATAACTTTGGATACAGAAAATGGCCAGCTCATATATGATAATCATTAAACTTAATCTGGTAAAGAGGGTTTGGTTCCTTAGTAATAAGCAAAGGCATGTGAGGTGTCTATCACGAGGATTGGGATTTTATAAATGACCCTACCTAAGATTATGCAACCCAAAcaattaaaacatatattataaagttttggAGGGCCTAACATGTCACCGGCTTATATAGAATCAAATCTCAAGAGAAGATCTTGCTTAACTTATGATGGAttattcttttctaaatttatgGCCAcaagataaattttattattccTAAGatccattttaaaaatcattttaggACCCACTAAAATA from Arabidopsis thaliana chromosome 3, partial sequence includes these protein-coding regions:
- the EDS1 gene encoding alpha/beta-Hydrolases superfamily protein (enhanced disease susceptibility 1 (EDS1); CONTAINS InterPro DOMAIN/s: Lipase, class 3 (InterPro:IPR002921); BEST Arabidopsis thaliana protein match is: alpha/beta-Hydrolases superfamily protein (TAIR:AT3G48080.1); Has 35333 Blast hits to 34131 proteins in 2444 species: Archae - 798; Bacteria - 22429; Metazoa - 974; Fungi - 991; Plants - 531; Viruses - 0; Other Eukaryotes - 9610 (source: NCBI BLink).); translated protein: MAVRSRKQIVFTGHSSGGATAILATVWYLEKYFIRNPNVYLEPRCVTFGAPLVGDSIFSHALGREKWSRFFVNFVSRFDIVPRIMLARKASVEETLPHVLAQLDPRKSSVQESEQRITEFYTRVMRDTSTVANQAVCELTGSAEAFLETLSSFLELSPYRPAGTFVFSTEKRLVAVNNSDAILQMLFYTSQASDEQEWSLIPFRSIRDHHSYEELVQSMGKKLFNHLDGENSIESTLNDLGVSTRGRQYVQAALEEEKKRVENQKKIIQVIEQERFLKKLAWIEDEYKPKCQAHKNGYYDSFKVSNEENDFKANVKRAELAGVFDEVLGLMKKCQLPDEFEGDIDWIKLATRYRRLVEPLDIANYHRHLKNEDTGPYMKRGRPTRYIYAQRGYEHYILKPNGMIAEDVFWNKVNGLNLGLQLEEIQETLKNSGSECGSCFWAEVEELKGKPYEEVEVRVKTLEGMLGEWITDGEVDDKEIFLEGSTFRKWWITLPKNHKSHSPLRDYMMDEITDT
- the EDS1 gene encoding alpha/beta-Hydrolases superfamily protein (enhanced disease susceptibility 1 (EDS1); CONTAINS InterPro DOMAIN/s: Lipase, class 3 (InterPro:IPR002921); BEST Arabidopsis thaliana protein match is: alpha/beta-Hydrolases superfamily protein (TAIR:AT3G48080.1); Has 536 Blast hits to 485 proteins in 45 species: Archae - 0; Bacteria - 4; Metazoa - 2; Fungi - 2; Plants - 491; Viruses - 0; Other Eukaryotes - 37 (source: NCBI BLink).); amino-acid sequence: MAFEALTGINGDLITRSWSASKQAYLTERYHKEEAGAVVIFAFQPSFSEKDFFDPDNKSSFGEIKLNRVQFPCMRKIGKGDVATVNEAFLKNLEAIIDPRTSFQASVEMAVRSRKQIVFTGHSSGGATAILATVWYLEKYFIRNPNVYLEPRCVTFGAPLVGDSIFSHALGREKWSRFFVNFVSRFDIVPRIMLARKASVEETLPHVLAQLDPRKSSVQESEQRITEFYTRVMRDTSTVANQAVCELTGSAEAFLETLSSFLELSPYRPAGTFVFSTEKRLVAVNNSDAILQMLFYTSQASDEQEWSLIPFRSIRDHHSYEELVQSMGKKLFNHLDGENSIESTLNDLGVSTRGRQYVQAALEEEKKRVENQKKIIQVIEQERFLKKLAWIEDEYKPKCQAHKNGYYDSFKVSNEENDFKANVKRAELAGVFDEVLGLMKKCQLPDEFEGDIDWIKLATRYRRLVEPLDIANYHRHLKNEDTGPYMKRGRPTRYIYAQRGYEHYILKPNGMIAEDVFWNKVNGLNLGLQLEEIQETLKNSGSECGSCFWAEVEELKGKPYEEVEVRVKTLEGMLGEWITDGEVDDKEIFLEGSTFRKWWITLPKNHKSHSPLRDYMMDEITDT